In Thiofilum sp., the genomic window TATGCTTATAGCACTTACAGACCACTAAAGGAGTGTTGCTATGTTAGTGAAATTTACTAATACCTCTGGCATGAGTGTGACCATGTATGAGAAAGATGCTAAGCCTTTAATCCTTAATATGGGAACTAGCGGTACTATCCCTAGCGCTATTCGCCCCGAAGACTTACCCCAAGCCTTAGAAACCTTACAAAAAGCGCTCAAGCAAGCTCAAC contains:
- a CDS encoding DUF1840 domain-containing protein; this encodes MLVKFTNTSGMSVTMYEKDAKPLILNMGTSGTIPSAIRPEDLPQALETLQKALKQAQPTPEANEDEEEKGVSPNARAYPLIELIKQSIKDNKAVMWEYSDGVL